The following are encoded together in the Penaeus monodon isolate SGIC_2016 unplaced genomic scaffold, NSTDA_Pmon_1 PmonScaffold_882, whole genome shotgun sequence genome:
- the LOC119571954 gene encoding 60S ribosomal protein L9-like has product MVKVAIALSKVCNEYLLVHGTKYLVVVQLMGFQYKMRAVYAHFPINCVISNNNQSVEIRNFLGQKYIRRVDMQTGVTITASPKQKDEFVVEGNSIEAVSQSAAGSNRAPLLRQGYPKSSWTVPFYQGPEHCNKTPSQAY; this is encoded by the exons ATGGTTAAG GTGGCTATTGCACTCTCAAAAG TGTGTAATGAATACTTACTAGTGCATGGTACTAAGTACCTGGTAGTTGTCCAGCTTATG GGTTTCCAATACAAGATGCGTGCAGTATATGCTCATTTCCCCATCAACTGTGTCATCTCCAATAACAATCAGTCTGTTGAAATCCGTAACTTCTTGGGTCAGAAGTACATCCGTAGAGTTGACATGCAAACAGGAGTTACCATCACTGCTTCTCCCAAGCAGAAGGATGAGTTTGTTGTGGAGGGTAACTCCATTGAAGCTGTCTCTCAGTCAG CTGCGGGATCCAACAGAGCACCACTGTTAAGACAAGGATATCCGAAAAGTTCTTGGACG GTCCCCTTTTACCAGGGCcccgaacactgcaacaaaacCCCCTCACaagcctactag